A single genomic interval of Juglans regia cultivar Chandler chromosome 1, Walnut 2.0, whole genome shotgun sequence harbors:
- the LOC109008543 gene encoding uncharacterized protein LOC109008543, with protein MCRSFTFDPRRDYHLSPTHCFFCVLFSIPHTDTDTDTDTDTPVLLFETMSITIERSEYIHGGGAPYIQIYDSTPFPVEDRGGDMDSCSSSSIGRNTESSSNGGDESEGESEVQSSYKGPLDTMDALEEVLPVKRGISNFYSGKSKSFTSLADVSSAISIKDLEKAENPYARKRKNLLALSNFLDKNHTHPMKNNGSGISKRVTHSSRSTFPMGVTMTGSGSNVKSEDSNTFSASPSFCLPPLHPHGKKSPCSSSSPPSPRLNSPWRSFSLSDLQCVAEATPNITDLAICSGGMDNELH; from the exons ATGTGCCGCTCTTTTACTTTTGATCCCCGCCGCGACTATCATCTCAGTCCCACCCACTGCTTTTTCTGCGTTCTCTTTTCAATTCCTCACACAGACACAGACACAGATACAGACACAGACACTCCTGTCCTTCTATTTGAAACGATGTCGATCACGATCGAACGGTCCGAATACATCCACGGTGGCGGCGCGCCGTATATTCAGATCTACGACTCGACGCCGTTCCCGGTGGAGGACAGAGGTGGTGACATGGACTCCTGTAGCTCTTCGTCGATCGGGAGGAACACTGAATCGTCATCGAACGGTGGTGATGAGTCGGAGGGAGAGAGTGAGGTTCAGAGCTCATATAAAGGACCGTTGGATACCATGGATGCTTTGGAGGAAGTTTTGCCGGTCAA GAGAGGTATATCTAACTTTTATAGTGGCAAGTCAAAGTCCTTCACGAGCCTGGCAGATGTCTCATCTGCTATTTCTATTAAAGACCTTGAAAAGGCAGAAAATCCCTATGCCAGGAAACGCAAGAATTTATTAGCTCTTAGTAATTTCTTGGACAAGAATCACACTCACCCTATGAAAAACAATGGTAGTGGGATATCAAAGAGAGTAACTCACTCCAGTCGAAGCACATTTCCTATGGGGGTGACTATGACCGGCTCTGGAAGCAATGTTAAAAGTGAGGACTCCAACACGTTctctgcatctccatcattctGTCTTCCACCTCTGCATCCGCATGGTAAAAAATCACCCTGCAGTAGCTCATCGCCACCATCTCCACGACTAAATTCTCCATGGCGGTCATTCTCTCTGTCTGATCTACAGTGTGTAGCTGAAGCCACTCCTAACATAACTGACTTGGCAATTTGTAGTGGAGGCATGGACAATGAATTACATTGA